A window from Microcoleus sp. FACHB-831 encodes these proteins:
- a CDS encoding alpha/beta fold hydrolase, with product MATKEELIKVGSLEWFYREATPIKSNDKPPVLLLHGLPAQSYSWGGVLPELAEKGFRAIAPDWIGSGFSAKPDKRDFAYTPDAFINAFAGFIKALEIERFSLVAQGFVGSVGIQYALRHPEQIERLAILNAPVSSTAKLPWKIKQLGIPLVGDMMTQDPLLVDRTLEGGSGYRIEDKDLDIYRRPFLKSSDAGRSLLATVQNLQLKQSMAEMEASWGQWTHPTLIVWGMKDPWLPFAQAQSLANSAKNAEIVQLENAGHYPQEHFPGDISDALVPFLRRTVV from the coding sequence GTGGCAACGAAAGAGGAATTAATTAAAGTTGGTTCGCTGGAATGGTTTTATCGGGAAGCGACTCCAATTAAAAGCAATGATAAGCCGCCAGTGCTGCTGCTTCACGGTTTGCCAGCGCAGAGTTACAGTTGGGGCGGGGTATTGCCAGAGTTAGCCGAAAAAGGATTTAGAGCGATCGCTCCAGATTGGATTGGTAGCGGCTTCTCGGCAAAACCAGACAAGCGAGACTTTGCCTATACGCCAGATGCGTTTATTAACGCCTTTGCAGGATTCATCAAAGCTCTGGAAATAGAGCGATTTTCCCTAGTAGCTCAGGGATTTGTGGGGTCTGTCGGCATCCAGTACGCTCTACGTCACCCAGAACAAATCGAGCGCTTGGCAATCCTCAATGCACCAGTGTCATCTACGGCCAAATTACCCTGGAAGATCAAGCAGCTAGGAATACCTTTGGTGGGGGATATGATGACGCAAGACCCCCTCTTAGTTGACCGCACCCTAGAGGGTGGAAGCGGTTATCGCATAGAAGATAAGGATTTGGATATTTATCGCCGTCCGTTCCTCAAGAGTTCCGATGCGGGGCGCAGCCTTCTAGCAACGGTGCAAAATCTCCAGCTAAAGCAGTCAATGGCAGAAATGGAAGCAAGCTGGGGACAGTGGACGCACCCTACCTTAATTGTTTGGGGCATGAAAGACCCCTGGCTACCGTTCGCTCAAGCCCAAAGTTTGGCTAATTCTGCCAAAAATGCAGAAATTGTCCAACTCGAAAATGCAGGGCATTATCCTCAAGAGCATTTTCCGGGAGACATCAGCGACGCGCTCGTACCCTTCCTGCGGCGCACGGTAGTTTAG
- a CDS encoding DUF3891 family protein yields MIANQHEKGWEIIYHRAHALLAAQLGGHWKKENSPPRLYETIAAISHHDDLEREWEGNHLTEVGTPLDFTLVKTTDTKQFRELTKNARYRGRWVAMLISMHMSFLTEGLRGQSADIDSFLDEQLEHQKQWRKELKISKKDAEDAYAFMQFCDRLSLILCNGEIPEDERALEICKGPGGKRYDVKQRSDGNLTVEPWPFDNEPFIVNVEACYLHQVTFKDNAELTEALQTAPIKILDWTFVK; encoded by the coding sequence GTGATTGCTAATCAACACGAGAAGGGGTGGGAAATAATTTATCATCGCGCCCACGCCTTGCTAGCTGCTCAATTGGGAGGACATTGGAAAAAAGAAAATTCTCCCCCTCGCTTATACGAGACCATAGCAGCAATTTCCCATCACGACGATTTAGAGCGCGAATGGGAAGGAAATCACCTCACAGAAGTTGGCACGCCTTTAGACTTTACTCTCGTAAAGACAACTGATACCAAACAGTTTCGGGAACTGACTAAGAATGCCCGCTACCGGGGACGCTGGGTAGCAATGCTAATTTCCATGCACATGAGCTTTTTAACTGAAGGTCTGCGAGGGCAATCAGCCGACATCGATAGCTTTTTGGACGAACAACTCGAACATCAAAAGCAATGGCGGAAGGAGTTGAAGATTAGCAAAAAGGATGCTGAGGATGCATATGCCTTTATGCAATTTTGCGATCGCCTCTCGCTTATCCTCTGCAACGGCGAAATACCAGAAGACGAACGTGCATTAGAGATTTGCAAAGGGCCGGGCGGCAAGCGATACGATGTGAAGCAGCGCAGCGATGGCAATCTCACGGTCGAACCCTGGCCTTTCGACAACGAACCGTTTATTGTCAACGTTGAAGCCTGCTATCTCCACCAAGTCACGTTTAAAGATAACGCCGAACTCACAGAAGCGCTTCAAACTGCACCAATCAAAATATTGGATTGGACATTTGTTAAATAA